The Stutzerimonas stutzeri genome segment TGCTGTACAAGCGTCCGATGGTGGTGGCCTATAGCGTCGCGCCACTGACCTTCCGTATTCTCAAGCGGATGGTGAAAAGCCCTTACGTGGCGCTGCCCAATCTGCTCGCTCAACGCCTGTTGGTACCGGAGCTTCTGCAGGAAGCGGCGACGCCGGACGCCATGGCCCAGTTGCTGTCTCCTTTGCTCGACAACGGTGACGTGCAGACCGAAGGGTTCGATACCATCCATCGGACCCTGCGCTGCGATGCATCGAGTCGCGCGGCGAGCGCAGTGCTGGAACTGGTCGGAGCGAACTGATGCAGATGGGGCTTGATTTCAACCTGGTCGAAGAGCTGGTCGCAGGCGTCGATGAGGTCGGTCGTGGCCCGCTGTGTGGTCCCGTTGTAACCGCTGCGGTGATTCTCGACCCGCTGCGTCCCATCGAGGGGCTCAATGACTCGAAGAAGCTCACCGAGGCACGGCGTGAAGCCTTGTTCGACGAGATCTGCGGGAAGGCGCTGGCCTGGTGTATCGCCCGCGCCGAGGTGCATGAAATCGATCAGCTGAACATTCTGCACGCCACTATGCTGGCCATGCAGCGTGCAGTCGAGGGCTTGAGCGTAACGCCGCGGCTGGCATTGATAGACGGCAACCGCTGTCCTC includes the following:
- the rnhB gene encoding ribonuclease HII is translated as MQMGLDFNLVEELVAGVDEVGRGPLCGPVVTAAVILDPLRPIEGLNDSKKLTEARREALFDEICGKALAWCIARAEVHEIDQLNILHATMLAMQRAVEGLSVTPRLALIDGNRCPQLAVPSAPVIQGDGQVPAIAAASILAKVSRDREMCALDLCYPGYGLATHKGYPTPYHLEALQRLGPTIIHRRSFAPVRNLLEQGMLASSDRATAALPV